The Streptomyces vinaceus genome contains the following window.
CGGCGCCGCAGCTGACGTTGGTCAGCTCGATCAGCGAGCCCAAGTCCCGGTCGATGACCTGCGGGTACGACTGGTCGGTGCGCTCGCAGCCGTCGCGGGGGTACTCGAAGACGTCACCGGCGGCCGGGATGACCCCGGCGGTGTAGGAGTCGCCCAGGGCGACCCATTCGTAGGAGGCCGCGGCCGCGGGTTGCGCCCCGGCGAGTTGTACGGGGACCAGGGCTCCTGCGGTGAGAGCGGTGGCCGAACCGAGCAGGGCCAGACGAATGCGGAAGCTCGCCACGAATCCTCCAGAGATGGGGCGTTGTCAACGCTGTCAGCGCTACGACCATACGGAATCCGTCACTCCATGCACTAGATCGAATACGGACAGTCACGCGGCGAGGGGGTCCACGGGTCTCGCGCCGCGTTGGGCGCGCGTTCTGAACGGACATGTCCGTTTCGCTCGCCAAGATCTTCCGCCGGTGACGGATTCCGCGCGGCATGGGGGCCGTGAGGCGGGTGCGGTCGGCGCTCCCGAGACCCCAGCCGTCCCCTCCGCACGTACGGGTGTCCTGTTCGCGACCTTCCGCTCCCGCACGATCATGGGAACGTTTGTTCTATTCTCGGATCGAGAACACCGAGGGAGGCGCTCATGCGCTGGGACAATCTGACGGACGGCCCTGGGGCCCCGGAGCAGTCGGGGGCGCTCTTCGGGGCGGCCTCCGTCGTCACGCGGACCTTCGACACCCCCGAGTTCCGCGGGATCACCTTCCACGAGGTCCGCGCCCGCTCGGTCCTCAACCGGGTGCCCGGCGCCTCGCGCATGCCGTTCGAGTGGACGGTCAACCCGTACCGCGGGTGCAGCCACGCCTGCGTGTACTGCTTCGCCCGCAAGACGCACAGCTACCTCGACCTCGACACCGGCCTCGGATTCGACTCCCAGATCGTCGTCAAGACCAACGCCCCCGAGGTGCTGCGCCGCGAACTCGCCGCGCCCCGATGGGCGGGCGCGCACATCGCGATGGGCACCAACGTCGACTGCTACCAGCGCGCCGAGGGCCGCTACCGGCTGATGCCCGGGATCATCGAGGCCCTGTGCGACCGGGCCAACCCCTTCTCCATCCTCACCAAGGGAACGCTGATCCTGCGCGACCTCCCCCTCCTGCGGCGGGCCGCCGAGGTCACAGAGGTCGGCATCTGCGTCTCCGTCGGCTTCACGGACACCGACCTGTGGCGGACCGTCGAACCCGGGACGCCCTCCCCCGCCGCCCGGCTCGCCGCCGTACGGGCCCTCACCGGGGCCGGGATCGAGTGCGGGGTGCTGATGGCCCCGGTCATCCCCTTCCTCGGGGACTCCCCCGAGCAGCTGCGGGCCACCGTCCGGGCCGTCGCCGAGTCCGGGGCGACCTCCGTGACACCCCTGGTACTCCATCTGCGGCCGGGCGCCCGCGAGTGGTTCACGGCGTGGCTGGGGGCCCACCACCCCCACCTCCTCCCGCGGTACGAGCGCATGTACGCGGGCGGCTCGTACGCACCCACCTGGTACCAGCGGCAGATCACGCGGCAAGTCCACCAGCTCGCCGCCGAATTCGGCATCGGACCCTCCCGGCGGGGCGCGGCCCGCAGGATCCCCGACGCCGGACGCACGGCCGGGCCCGCGCCCGCCGAACCCGTCCAGCTCAGCCTCTTGTGACCTCGTACGGCCCCTGAAGGCTCATCACATCGGGCCAATCAGTGGCCCAATACCGCCTTCCGGGCGTGGTTTCCGGGACGATTCCGCCCAGAACCCTCGGCTGGGAGGCCCCATGCTCCACCCCGCGAAGAAGCGCGGCCCGCTGACGAAGCGCGCCGCCGCCCTGCTGTCCGTCGCCACCGCGACCGTGGCCGCCGTCGTCACGAGCCCGGCGGGCGCCGCGCCGACGGCCGCCGCGCCCGCCGCCGCCCTGCGCTGGACCGGCTGTGCGACCCCGCGGTACCCGACGCTGCAGTGCGCCTCCCTCAAGGTCCCGCTCGACCACGACCAGCCGGGCGGCCGGCAGATCTCCCTGGCCCTGACCCGGGTCCCGCACACGGCCGCCACCTCGCAGGGCCCGCTGCTCGTCAACCCAGGCGGACCGGGCGGCAGCGGCCGCGCCCTGGCCGGGTTCGTCGCCTCCGCCCTGCCGAAGGACGTGGCCGCCCAGTACGACGTGATCGGCTTCGACCCGCGCGGCGTCGGCAAGAGCGAGCCCACCCTCGACTGCGGGCCGGGGCACTTCACCCCCGTGCGCCCGGACTCCGTACCGCTGGACGCGCAGACCGAGCAGGCCAACCTGGACCGGGTGAAGTCCTTCGCCGATGCCTGCCAGGCCAAGCACGCGGACGTGCTCCCGTACATCGGCACCGTCTCGGCCGCCCGCGACATCGAGACGCTGCGCGGGGCGCTCGGCGCGGCGAAGGTCAGCTACTTCGGCTACTCGTACGGGACCTACCTGGGCGCGGTGTACGCCAAGCTCCACCCGGACCGGGTGCACCGCCTCGTCCTGGACTCGGTGGTCGACCCGGGCGGGGTCTGGTACGAGGACAACCTCGCGCAGGACCGGGCCTTCGACGCCCGGCACAAGTCCTTCCTGGCCTGGGTCGCCCAGTACGACGAGAAGTACGGTCTGGGCACCGACCCGGCGGGGGTCGAGGAGCGCTGGTACGCGATGCGGGACGCCCTGCGCGGGACCCCGGCGGGCGGGAAGGTGGGCCCGGCCGAGCTGGAGGACACCTACATGCCGGGCGGCTACTACAACGGCTACTGGCCGGTCCTCGCCGAGGCGTTCTCGGCGTACGAGGTGGCCAAGGACCCGAAGCCGCTGGTGGCGGCCTACGAGCGGTTCGGGGCGGTGGAGCCGTCCGCGGGCAACAGCTACAGCGTGTACACGGCCGTGCAGTGCCGGGACTCGGCCTGGCCGAAGGACTGGAACCAGTGGCGCGCCGACATGTGGCGCACCCACGCGAAGGCCCCGTTCATGACCTGGAACAACGCCTGGTACAACGCCCCCTGCGCGTTCTGGAAGACGGAGCCGCTGGCCGCGCCGGACGTGAGCAACGCCTCCCTCCCGCCGGCCCTGCTGCTCCAGGCGACGGAGGACGCGGCGACGCCGTTCGAG
Protein-coding sequences here:
- a CDS encoding Rv2578c family radical SAM protein, encoding MRWDNLTDGPGAPEQSGALFGAASVVTRTFDTPEFRGITFHEVRARSVLNRVPGASRMPFEWTVNPYRGCSHACVYCFARKTHSYLDLDTGLGFDSQIVVKTNAPEVLRRELAAPRWAGAHIAMGTNVDCYQRAEGRYRLMPGIIEALCDRANPFSILTKGTLILRDLPLLRRAAEVTEVGICVSVGFTDTDLWRTVEPGTPSPAARLAAVRALTGAGIECGVLMAPVIPFLGDSPEQLRATVRAVAESGATSVTPLVLHLRPGAREWFTAWLGAHHPHLLPRYERMYAGGSYAPTWYQRQITRQVHQLAAEFGIGPSRRGAARRIPDAGRTAGPAPAEPVQLSLL
- a CDS encoding alpha/beta hydrolase, whose amino-acid sequence is MLHPAKKRGPLTKRAAALLSVATATVAAVVTSPAGAAPTAAAPAAALRWTGCATPRYPTLQCASLKVPLDHDQPGGRQISLALTRVPHTAATSQGPLLVNPGGPGGSGRALAGFVASALPKDVAAQYDVIGFDPRGVGKSEPTLDCGPGHFTPVRPDSVPLDAQTEQANLDRVKSFADACQAKHADVLPYIGTVSAARDIETLRGALGAAKVSYFGYSYGTYLGAVYAKLHPDRVHRLVLDSVVDPGGVWYEDNLAQDRAFDARHKSFLAWVAQYDEKYGLGTDPAGVEERWYAMRDALRGTPAGGKVGPAELEDTYMPGGYYNGYWPVLAEAFSAYEVAKDPKPLVAAYERFGAVEPSAGNSYSVYTAVQCRDSAWPKDWNQWRADMWRTHAKAPFMTWNNAWYNAPCAFWKTEPLAAPDVSNASLPPALLLQATEDAATPFEGALSMKGKLKGSALVVEEGGGNHGVALSGNKCLDEKVAAYLRSGQASDATCPAQAAPKPTPATRAVPPTAGGTALHGLLGFRG